From one Treponema denticola genomic stretch:
- a CDS encoding EscU/YscU/HrcU family type III secretion system export apparatus switch protein: protein MHKEKLDCAVALSYVLQSKAPIITAKGKGLTAKKIKETAERNGVKIVEDETLANILVHQEIGACIPEYTYKAVASIFAFLLKK, encoded by the coding sequence ATGCATAAAGAAAAACTTGATTGTGCAGTTGCTCTTTCCTATGTTTTACAATCAAAAGCACCTATAATTACGGCAAAAGGAAAGGGCCTTACAGCAAAAAAAATAAAAGAAACGGCAGAACGCAATGGAGTTAAAATCGTGGAAGACGAAACCTTGGCAAATATTCTTGTCCACCAAGAAATAGGCGCCTGTATTCCGGAATACACTTATAAAGCCGTAGCATCTATTTTTGCCTTTTTGCTGAAAAAATAA
- a CDS encoding HD-GYP domain-containing protein translates to MLKKIKTADLKIGVRFSAPVFFDDGKNMFLLRGMALSENELDTLKRWKVQYVVTAGDPVPEGETLDDEIAELDEIDEIEELEDPEEIEEVEEDYPINGTKIKRAEIEEISADCILKLTQDARSMQLYTEYLAIIKNIEKLFENFKARRPVDNMPVTYHAEELMELVRKNPPLCVGFILGTELEEDSLARSSVNTAILTIILSEALELPKNRINEITIAALLHDVGMIKIPQKILNKTETLTDIERQAIAAHTAYGYKTAMSELMYTREIALSIMQHHERWDGKGYPNGLSGKDIDIGARIITAADAFVAMITPKPYRDLMLGYQAMKNLLADNARIFDPEIIKVMIRSIGIYPIGSIVLMNDASLARVVKSSPEAPMRPFVRVLIDATGEVLTGDSEPLDLKKNKNLFIVRAIDPRAYRNK, encoded by the coding sequence ATGTTAAAAAAAATTAAAACGGCTGATTTAAAGATTGGAGTGCGTTTTTCGGCTCCCGTATTTTTTGATGACGGGAAAAACATGTTTCTTTTAAGAGGTATGGCATTAAGCGAAAATGAGTTAGATACCTTAAAAAGGTGGAAAGTTCAATACGTTGTTACTGCCGGTGATCCTGTACCTGAGGGCGAAACTCTGGATGATGAAATAGCAGAACTTGATGAAATCGATGAGATTGAAGAGCTTGAAGATCCGGAGGAAATAGAGGAAGTTGAAGAAGACTATCCCATCAACGGTACCAAAATTAAAAGAGCCGAAATTGAAGAAATTTCCGCCGACTGTATTTTAAAACTTACACAAGATGCCCGATCCATGCAGCTCTACACGGAGTACTTGGCGATTATAAAAAATATTGAAAAATTATTTGAAAATTTCAAAGCAAGAAGACCGGTAGATAATATGCCGGTAACCTATCATGCAGAAGAGTTGATGGAACTGGTAAGAAAAAACCCGCCTCTTTGTGTGGGCTTTATATTGGGAACGGAACTTGAAGAAGACAGCCTAGCTCGCTCATCCGTAAATACGGCCATCTTGACCATCATTCTAAGCGAAGCTCTTGAGCTTCCCAAAAATAGAATTAATGAAATAACAATAGCCGCCCTCTTACACGATGTAGGTATGATAAAAATACCTCAAAAAATCCTCAATAAAACAGAAACCCTGACTGATATTGAAAGGCAGGCTATTGCGGCTCACACTGCCTATGGCTACAAGACAGCTATGAGTGAGCTCATGTACACTCGCGAAATTGCCTTGAGTATTATGCAGCATCATGAAAGATGGGACGGCAAGGGGTATCCTAACGGCCTTTCGGGAAAGGATATAGATATCGGTGCAAGAATCATAACAGCTGCAGATGCTTTTGTTGCAATGATAACACCTAAACCCTACAGGGATCTTATGTTGGGTTATCAAGCCATGAAAAATCTTCTGGCCGATAATGCCCGAATTTTCGATCCTGAAATAATAAAAGTTATGATAAGAAGCATAGGTATCTACCCCATAGGCTCCATCGTTTTAATGAATGACGCTTCGCTTGCACGAGTAGTAAAAAGCTCACCTGAAGCACCCATGCGGCCCTTTGTCCGGGTACTAATCGATGCAACAGGCGAAGTCTTAACCGGAGATTCCGAACCGCTCGATTTAAAGAAAAA